Genomic DNA from Paenibacillus borealis:
CAAGGCAGGGCCGCCTGCAGAAGCCTTTTCCCATTTCTGTTATTCATATTTGCTTCCACCCTTAGGCTATTTCTTCACAATAGCGGTAATCTCGTCGTCAAAGGCATGGCTCCAAATCGTGGACACATCAACCGTATCAGGCAGCAGCCCTAAATCCGTGAAGATGTCGGCAATATCCTGCTGTGAAGCGATCGACTGATCCGAGATGGTCTCCAGTGCCAGCGGACGCTGCTTGTCACCGTTCACCAGGGTGTCCAGCACTTCAGCCTGTTTCTGATTCGTATTCTTGGCCGTGATCTCTGCCCATTGCTCCTGGTTACCCTGGGTCCAGGTATAGTAACGGGTTAACCGTTCCAGGAAGTCAGCTATGGCGGCATGCTTAACCGGATCGTCAATGGACTTCACGTTGGCGCTGACCGGGAAATTACCGGACAGAATGTCTGCTGCACTGGCGAGTGTCGTGGCCCCGTTCTGGCGCGCTGCGATAATGGAATTGCCATAGCTGGCCAGCGCGTCCACCTTGCCGCCAACCAGTGCGCTCAGCCCTTCGGCTGTCGTCAGCTTAACCGGCTCAATATCCTTCCAGGTCAGGCCGGCGCCTTCCAGCATCTTGACCAGGAAATACTGTGCGGTCGTATTCGGCACGTAAGCTATTCTTTTGCCCTTCAGCTCTGCTACGGTGGTCACCTTGGAACCCTTAGGGATCACCAGCTCCTGATTCAGCGTATTCCACCGCTGGACGCCGATCACATTGAAATTCCCCTGATTGGCCGCCTGCGAGGCGAAGATCGGCGGGATTTCACTCGTAATGGCGAAGTCCAGCTGATCTGCGGCAATCGCTTCAAGCTCCAGATTGCCGCCCTGGAAGACACTGAACTCCAGTTTGTACGGCGTATCCAGGAGTCCGGCCGCCTTGAAGCCTTCCTCCCATTCCGACCAGCCCACCTGGCCAATCCGCAGCGTAACTCCGCTGAGATCAGCTTCCGGTGATGC
This window encodes:
- a CDS encoding ABC transporter substrate-binding protein, whose amino-acid sequence is MKIIKTDGFRRSMLFMPLLVLALAASGCGNSGSAAAVSPSAEPAATAEPAATAAPASPASPEADLSGVTLRIGQVGWSEWEEGFKAAGLLDTPYKLEFSVFQGGNLELEAIAADQLDFAITSEIPPIFASQAANQGNFNVIGVQRWNTLNQELVIPKGSKVTTVAELKGKRIAYVPNTTAQYFLVKMLEGAGLTWKDIEPVKLTTAEGLSALVGGKVDALASYGNSIIAARQNGATTLASAADILSGNFPVSANVKSIDDPVKHAAIADFLERLTRYYTWTQGNQEQWAEITAKNTNQKQAEVLDTLVNGDKQRPLALETISDQSIASQQDIADIFTDLGLLPDTVDVSTIWSHAFDDEITAIVKK